A single region of the Changchengzhania lutea genome encodes:
- a CDS encoding sensor histidine kinase: protein MDYKSYIFRLFFRIILLTAALIGLTYLIYLKKTAYATVLIFFILYLIFNTYSFVKRRFVAMDDFFEAVKYRDFSRWFPEDRGPKDIRFLYTGFNEINRTIKEINSQNEAQYVYLQKILEMVDIGIISYNLETGDVLWSNDSFCETLDVPSFKNVRFIESRKPELYNTIFETYHREPNSITIALQNDKIKVLISDTVFQVDDDAFKLIVVQNIDDTLNKNESEAWKKLLSVMTHEIMNSIAPISSLAETLQRNVELALNHPSENELELEDLNYGIKTIKNRSEGLLKFAKTYRSLSKVTHLNLNRVKVSDLFKNIQLLMEPSIKAKNIAVDFSLSSKKMALDIDAHLVEQVLINLILNAVDACINQPNPHIKVMAEKMPNRDIVIKVYDNGSGIPQDIMENIFVPFFTSKATGSGIGLSLCKQIMLLHKGKILVNSIEGEGSVFSLVF from the coding sequence ATGGACTATAAAAGTTACATTTTCCGATTATTCTTTCGGATTATCCTTCTCACAGCTGCTTTAATAGGCTTGACTTACCTCATATATTTAAAGAAAACGGCATACGCTACCGTTCTCATTTTCTTCATACTTTATCTGATTTTTAACACCTATAGCTTTGTAAAAAGACGTTTTGTAGCCATGGACGATTTTTTTGAGGCTGTGAAGTATCGTGATTTTTCCCGATGGTTTCCTGAGGACCGCGGTCCAAAAGACATTCGGTTTCTGTATACAGGGTTCAATGAAATAAACAGAACCATAAAAGAAATCAATTCCCAAAATGAAGCACAATACGTCTATCTTCAGAAGATTTTAGAAATGGTAGATATTGGTATTATTTCGTATAATCTGGAAACAGGAGATGTCTTATGGTCAAACGATTCATTCTGTGAAACATTAGATGTGCCATCGTTTAAAAATGTGCGCTTTATAGAAAGTAGAAAACCAGAATTATATAACACCATTTTTGAAACCTACCATAGAGAACCAAACTCTATTACTATTGCCTTGCAAAATGATAAGATTAAAGTGTTGATTTCAGATACGGTATTTCAAGTGGATGACGATGCGTTTAAACTTATTGTTGTTCAAAATATTGATGATACTCTAAACAAAAATGAATCGGAAGCCTGGAAAAAACTATTAAGTGTCATGACACATGAAATCATGAATTCTATTGCCCCCATTTCATCCTTAGCAGAAACGCTTCAACGAAATGTAGAACTCGCATTGAATCATCCATCAGAAAATGAACTAGAATTGGAAGATCTTAATTATGGTATAAAAACGATTAAAAACAGAAGCGAAGGCTTGTTAAAGTTTGCTAAGACCTATCGTAGTTTGAGTAAAGTCACACATTTAAATTTAAATAGAGTAAAGGTATCAGACTTGTTCAAGAATATTCAGTTATTGATGGAACCATCTATTAAAGCTAAAAATATTGCCGTTGACTTTAGCTTGAGTTCTAAAAAAATGGCATTGGATATTGATGCGCACCTTGTAGAACAAGTTTTAATAAATTTGATTTTGAACGCTGTAGATGCTTGCATAAATCAACCGAATCCCCATATAAAAGTGATGGCCGAAAAAATGCCAAATCGAGATATTGTCATCAAAGTTTATGATAATGGGTCTGGTATTCCTCAAGATATCATGGAAAATATTTTTGTGCCTTTTTTTACTAGTAAAGCTACCGGTAGTGGTATTGGCTTAAGTCTATGCAAACAAATCATGCTACTTCATAAAGGTAAGATTTTGGTAAATAGTATAGAAGGCGAAGGCTCTGTGTTTAGTCTGGTTTTCTAA
- a CDS encoding sigma-54-dependent transcriptional regulator, with amino-acid sequence MVLKDASILVIDDDFDVLTALRLLLKPLVKEVVIEKNPSNINFQIENNKFDIIILDMNFNGLVNTGNEGIFWLNKIKDKQPEIAVILITAYADIDLAIRGLKEGASDFLVKPWKNEKIVGSIKSLMEAKKSDTKRKKPILLEHSEIIGQSDAMNDVFLKLKKIAPTDANVLILGENGTGKDLIAKALHENSNRSDKPFVKVDVGSLTASLFESELFGYKKGAFTDAREDRKGRFEAAHGGTLFLDEIGNISLGQQVRLLTVLQNRQVTPLGSNESIPIDIRLICATNIEPKVLADEKKFRKDLIYRINTVDIIIPPLRDRDNDVTLLSKHFISVYADKYNKSPFSLHTGFISKLKNHPFPGNVRELQYVLERAVIMTDGHMLKPEDLVFSSIERSTRVNKATTTNLDDLEKQAIIHVLEKNKGNVSKSAKDLGITRAALYRRLEKYGL; translated from the coding sequence ATGGTTTTAAAAGATGCTTCCATATTAGTTATAGATGACGACTTCGATGTGTTGACCGCACTACGACTTTTATTAAAACCTCTAGTTAAGGAAGTCGTTATTGAAAAGAATCCGAGCAATATTAATTTTCAAATAGAGAATAATAAATTTGATATTATTATTCTGGACATGAACTTTAATGGTTTGGTTAATACTGGCAACGAAGGCATCTTTTGGCTGAATAAAATAAAAGACAAACAACCTGAAATAGCAGTTATTTTAATTACGGCTTATGCGGATATTGATTTAGCCATTAGAGGCTTAAAAGAAGGTGCTTCAGATTTTTTAGTCAAACCTTGGAAAAATGAAAAAATAGTTGGCAGCATTAAGTCTTTAATGGAGGCAAAGAAATCTGATACAAAGCGGAAGAAACCTATATTGTTAGAGCATTCTGAAATCATTGGGCAAAGTGATGCCATGAATGACGTTTTTCTAAAACTTAAAAAAATTGCGCCTACAGATGCCAATGTGTTAATTCTAGGTGAAAACGGAACAGGTAAGGATTTAATAGCAAAAGCCCTTCACGAAAACTCAAACCGAAGTGATAAACCGTTTGTAAAAGTGGATGTTGGTTCTTTAACGGCGTCGCTTTTTGAGAGTGAATTATTTGGCTATAAAAAAGGTGCTTTTACCGATGCGCGAGAAGACCGAAAAGGGCGTTTTGAAGCTGCTCATGGCGGTACGCTTTTTTTAGATGAAATAGGCAATATTAGTTTGGGTCAGCAAGTGCGATTATTAACCGTTTTACAAAATAGACAGGTAACACCATTGGGCTCAAATGAATCCATTCCAATAGATATTCGCCTGATTTGTGCGACTAATATTGAACCCAAAGTATTAGCAGACGAAAAGAAATTTAGAAAAGATTTAATCTATAGAATTAATACGGTCGATATCATCATTCCTCCGTTAAGGGATCGCGACAACGATGTCACTTTATTATCAAAACATTTTATTTCAGTTTATGCCGATAAGTATAACAAAAGTCCTTTTTCACTACATACTGGCTTTATTTCTAAACTTAAAAACCATCCGTTTCCGGGCAATGTTAGAGAACTTCAATATGTTTTGGAACGCGCTGTGATTATGACAGATGGACATATGCTAAAACCAGAAGATCTGGTGTTTTCGTCTATCGAGCGATCAACGCGTGTTAATAAAGCAACAACTACTAATTTAGACGACCTTGAGAAACAAGCTATTATCCATGTTTTAGAAAAGAACAAAGGCAATGTTTCCAAATCAGCCAAAGATTTGGGAATAACAAGAGCCGCTTTATATAGAAGATTAGAAAAATATGGACTATAA
- a CDS encoding efflux RND transporter periplasmic adaptor subunit — MDVPIQKKQFSKQKILLFGGGLAIIALIIFVILSTSGGSKLNVEKERISINTITNAIFQENIPVNGIVLPITTIYLDALEGGRVEEKFVEDGAIMKKGEPILRLSNTDLELSLINQETSVYNLLTQMQISQNAARQNTINRRNQFTDVENSLIEAKRIYNLNKRLYEKDAIGRQDFESSENNYNYQKERMELSKKVLSQDSVSTKQEFNQAQSSYIRTQSALKLMQKKVGDLVVRAPVDGQLTSLDAEIGQSKNKGERLGQIDVLSGFKVRVDIDEHYISRIYNGQTGTFTFNNKQFTLTIKKVFTQVTNGRFQVDMQFEGDVPEGIRRGQNLQIRVALSAEKEALLVSKGGFFQKTGGNWIFKVSEDGSSAYKVNIRLGSQNTEYYEVLDGLNPGDKVITSSYDSYGDTQELILK; from the coding sequence ATGGACGTTCCAATTCAAAAGAAACAATTTTCAAAACAAAAAATCCTGCTATTTGGAGGTGGGTTGGCCATCATAGCGTTAATAATATTTGTGATATTATCTACAAGTGGTGGTTCAAAACTGAATGTTGAAAAAGAGCGTATTTCAATCAACACCATTACCAATGCCATATTTCAAGAAAACATTCCTGTAAACGGTATTGTATTACCCATTACAACTATTTATCTAGATGCTTTAGAAGGGGGTCGTGTGGAAGAAAAATTTGTGGAAGATGGCGCCATCATGAAAAAAGGAGAGCCTATTTTACGATTATCAAACACCGATTTGGAGTTAAGTCTAATCAATCAAGAAACATCGGTTTACAACCTGTTGACGCAAATGCAAATTTCTCAAAATGCAGCTAGACAAAATACCATTAATAGACGTAATCAATTTACAGACGTTGAAAACAGCCTAATTGAAGCGAAACGTATTTATAATTTAAATAAACGTCTTTATGAAAAAGATGCTATAGGTCGTCAAGATTTTGAGTCTTCTGAAAACAATTACAACTACCAAAAGGAACGTATGGAATTGTCTAAAAAAGTGTTGAGTCAAGATTCTGTTTCAACCAAACAAGAGTTTAACCAAGCCCAGAGTTCTTATATAAGAACCCAAAGCGCATTAAAATTGATGCAAAAAAAGGTAGGGGATCTCGTTGTAAGAGCACCGGTTGATGGACAGTTAACCTCTTTAGATGCTGAAATTGGACAATCTAAAAATAAGGGCGAACGCTTAGGACAGATAGACGTTTTGAGTGGTTTTAAAGTTCGTGTGGATATTGACGAGCATTATATTTCCAGAATTTATAATGGACAAACGGGAACTTTTACATTTAATAATAAGCAATTCACGTTGACCATTAAAAAAGTGTTTACACAAGTAACCAATGGCCGTTTCCAAGTAGATATGCAATTTGAAGGCGACGTGCCAGAAGGTATTCGTCGTGGTCAAAATCTTCAAATTCGTGTGGCATTGAGCGCCGAAAAGGAGGCCTTATTAGTTTCTAAAGGCGGGTTTTTTCAAAAAACAGGTGGCAATTGGATTTTTAAAGTTAGTGAAGACGGCAGTTCAGCCTATAAAGTAAACATCAGATTAGGAAGTCAGAATACAGAATACTATGAAGTTCTTGACGGATTAAATCCTGGTGATAAAGTCATTACATCTAGCTATGACAGCTATGGAGATACCCAAGAATTAATATTAAAATAA
- a CDS encoding ABC transporter ATP-binding protein produces the protein MIQITDLEKFYRTEEVQTIALNKLSFEVKQGEFVAIMGPSGCGKSTLLNILGLLDDSDGGSFKFNGEEVSGYKERKRSELRKHNVGFVFQSFNLIDELTVFENVELPLIYTGVKPAERKVQVEAVLEKMQIMHRRNHFPQQLSGGQQQRVAVARAVVNNPKLILADEPTGNLDSTNGNEVMDLLIDLNEAGTTIIMVTHSEHDAKYSHRIIRMLDGQKVTENILM, from the coding sequence ATGATACAAATTACCGATTTAGAAAAATTTTACCGAACCGAAGAAGTTCAAACCATTGCCTTAAACAAATTATCCTTTGAAGTGAAACAAGGGGAATTCGTTGCCATTATGGGACCATCAGGCTGTGGAAAATCGACTTTACTAAATATTCTTGGCCTATTGGATGATTCTGATGGTGGCAGCTTCAAATTTAATGGCGAAGAAGTTTCTGGGTATAAGGAACGTAAACGTTCTGAACTACGTAAGCATAATGTAGGTTTCGTTTTCCAAAGTTTTAATCTTATAGACGAGCTTACGGTTTTTGAGAATGTTGAATTGCCATTAATATACACCGGCGTTAAACCTGCTGAACGAAAAGTTCAAGTGGAAGCGGTTTTAGAGAAAATGCAAATCATGCACAGACGCAATCATTTTCCACAACAATTATCTGGTGGTCAACAACAACGTGTTGCCGTAGCAAGAGCTGTGGTTAATAACCCAAAATTAATTTTAGCTGATGAGCCAACTGGAAATCTAGACAGTACGAACGGTAATGAAGTTATGGACTTGCTCATTGATTTAAACGAAGCAGGAACCACCATAATTATGGTAACACATAGTGAACACGATGCCAAATATAGCCATCGCATTATTAGAATGCTTGATGGTCAAAAAGTAACCGAAAATATTTTAATGTAG